A stretch of Pseudomonas sp. CCC3.1 DNA encodes these proteins:
- a CDS encoding VWA domain-containing protein: protein MLLNLFNEMRAAKVPVSVRELLDLINALKNRVTFADMDEFYFLARTILVKDERHFDKFDRAFGAYFNGLQNLNEHLEALIPEDWLRKEFERSLSDEDRAQLQSLGGLDKLIEAFKQRLEEQKERHAGGNKWIGTGGTSPFGSGGYHPEGIRVGDAGARQGKAAKVWEQREYKNLDDQVELGTRNIKVALRRLRKFARQGAADELDIDGTIDHTARDAGLLNIQMRPERRNNIKLLLLFDIGGSMDSHVKICEELFSACKTEFKHLEYYYFHNFIYESVWKNNQRRHVERIATQDVLNKYGADYKVIFIGDASMGPYEITHAGGSVEHWNEEPGYKWMQRFMEKYKKLIWINPYPKDTWKYTASTGIVRDLIEDRMYPLTLDGLEEGMRFLAK, encoded by the coding sequence ATGCTGCTGAATCTGTTCAATGAAATGCGGGCGGCCAAGGTGCCGGTTTCGGTGCGCGAGTTGCTGGACCTGATCAACGCGCTGAAGAACCGCGTGACCTTTGCCGACATGGACGAGTTTTACTTCCTGGCGCGTACGATTCTGGTGAAAGACGAACGCCATTTCGACAAGTTCGACCGTGCGTTCGGCGCCTATTTCAACGGCCTGCAAAACCTCAATGAACACCTTGAGGCGCTGATCCCCGAAGACTGGCTACGCAAAGAGTTCGAACGCTCGCTAAGCGATGAGGACCGCGCTCAGTTGCAGTCTCTGGGCGGCCTGGACAAGCTGATCGAGGCGTTCAAACAGCGCCTTGAAGAGCAGAAAGAACGCCATGCCGGTGGCAACAAATGGATCGGTACTGGCGGCACCAGCCCGTTTGGCTCAGGCGGGTATCACCCCGAAGGGATTCGCGTAGGCGATGCCGGTGCTCGTCAGGGCAAGGCCGCAAAAGTCTGGGAACAGCGCGAATACAAGAACCTCGACGACCAGGTCGAATTGGGCACGCGCAATATCAAGGTTGCGTTGCGCCGCCTGCGCAAGTTCGCCCGCCAAGGCGCGGCAGATGAACTGGACATCGACGGCACCATCGATCACACCGCACGTGACGCGGGCCTGTTGAATATTCAGATGCGGCCTGAGCGGCGCAACAACATCAAACTGCTGTTGCTGTTTGATATTGGCGGCTCGATGGATTCCCACGTAAAAATTTGCGAGGAATTGTTCTCGGCCTGCAAAACCGAGTTCAAGCATTTGGAGTATTACTACTTCCACAACTTCATTTATGAATCGGTGTGGAAAAACAACCAGCGCCGCCATGTTGAACGTATCGCGACTCAGGATGTGCTGAACAAGTATGGCGCGGACTACAAAGTGATTTTCATCGGTGATGCGTCGATGGGGCCGTATGAAATCACCCATGCAGGCGGCAGTGTCGAGCACTGGAACGAGGAGCCGGGTTACAAGTGGATGCAGCGTTTTATGGAGAAGTACAAAAAGCTGATCTGGATTAATCCGTACCCGAAAGACACCTGGAAGTACACGGCATCGACTGGCATCGTGCGGGATTTGATCGAAGATCGCATGTACCCGCTGACGCTGGACGGGCTAGAAGAAGGGATGCGATTTTTGGCCAAATAA
- a CDS encoding MoxR family ATPase encodes MKFEGTRAYVATDDLKLAVNAAITLERPLLVKGEPGTGKTMLAEQLAESFGCKLITWHIKSTTKAHQGLYEYDAVSRLRDSQLGVDKVHDVRNYLKKGKLWEAFEAEERVILLIDEIDKADIEFPNDLLQELDKMEFYVYETDETIKAKVRPIIIITSNNEKELPDAFLRRCFFHYISFPDRTTLQKIVDVHFPNIKKELVSEALDVFFDVRKVPGLKKKPSTSELVDWLKLLMADNIGEAVLRERDPTKAIPPLAGALVKNEQDVQLLERLAFMSRRGNR; translated from the coding sequence ATGAAGTTTGAAGGCACCCGCGCCTATGTGGCCACCGATGACCTGAAACTGGCGGTCAACGCAGCGATCACCTTGGAACGTCCATTGCTGGTCAAGGGCGAGCCCGGTACCGGCAAAACCATGCTGGCCGAGCAACTGGCTGAATCCTTTGGTTGCAAGTTGATTACCTGGCACATCAAGTCCACCACCAAGGCCCATCAAGGCCTCTATGAGTACGACGCAGTGAGCCGCCTGCGCGACTCGCAATTGGGCGTCGACAAAGTTCACGATGTGCGCAATTACCTGAAAAAAGGCAAGTTGTGGGAAGCCTTCGAGGCCGAGGAACGAGTGATTCTGCTGATCGACGAAATCGACAAGGCCGACATCGAGTTCCCCAACGACCTGCTGCAAGAACTCGACAAGATGGAGTTCTACGTTTACGAGACCGATGAAACGATCAAAGCCAAGGTCCGCCCGATCATCATCATTACCTCCAACAACGAAAAAGAGCTGCCGGACGCGTTCCTGCGCCGCTGTTTCTTCCACTACATCAGCTTTCCGGATCGCACGACGCTGCAAAAAATCGTCGACGTGCACTTCCCGAACATCAAGAAAGAACTGGTAAGTGAAGCGCTGGACGTATTTTTTGACGTACGAAAAGTGCCCGGTCTGAAGAAAAAGCCGTCGACGTCCGAACTGGTGGATTGGCTCAAGCTGCTGATGGCCGACAACATTGGTGAGGCGGTGTTGCGTGAGCGTGACCCGACTAAAGCCATTCCGCCGCTGGCCGGTGCGCTGGTTAAAAACGAGCAAGACGTGCAGTTGCTGGAGCGTCTGGCGTTTATGAGCCGTCGCGGTAATCGCTGA
- the cysK gene encoding cysteine synthase A: protein MSRIFADNAHSIGNTPLVQINRIAPRGVTILVKTEGRNPGYSVKCRIGANMIWDAESRGVLKPGMTIIEPTSGNTGIGLAFVAAARGYKLVLTMPSSMSIERRKVLKALGAELVLTEPAKGMKGAIDKAAEIQASDPERYFMPQQFENPANPAIHEKTTGPEIWNDTDGGIDVLVAGVGTGGTISGVSRYIKHTRGKPILSVAVEPITSPVITQALAGEEIKPSPHKIQGIGAGFVPKNLDLSILDKVELVSDDESKAMALRLMQEEGILCGISGGAAVAVAARLAETPEMQGKTIVVILPDSGERYLSSFLFSDMFSEQELQQ, encoded by the coding sequence ATGAGCCGCATTTTTGCAGACAACGCGCACTCCATCGGTAACACGCCTCTGGTTCAGATCAACCGGATCGCGCCGCGTGGCGTGACTATTCTGGTCAAAACTGAAGGGCGTAACCCTGGCTATTCGGTGAAATGCCGCATTGGCGCCAACATGATCTGGGACGCCGAGAGTCGGGGTGTGCTCAAGCCGGGCATGACCATTATCGAGCCGACCTCCGGCAACACCGGGATTGGCCTGGCCTTTGTCGCTGCGGCTCGCGGTTACAAATTGGTGCTGACCATGCCGTCTTCGATGAGCATTGAGCGGCGCAAGGTGCTTAAAGCGCTGGGCGCTGAGTTAGTGCTCACCGAGCCAGCCAAGGGTATGAAGGGCGCTATCGACAAAGCGGCAGAGATTCAGGCCAGCGATCCGGAGCGGTACTTCATGCCGCAACAATTTGAAAACCCGGCCAACCCGGCCATTCACGAAAAAACCACTGGCCCGGAAATCTGGAACGATACCGACGGCGGTATTGATGTACTGGTTGCCGGCGTCGGCACGGGCGGCACCATTAGCGGTGTTTCGCGTTATATCAAACACACCCGGGGCAAGCCGATCTTGTCGGTCGCGGTTGAACCCATCACCTCGCCGGTGATTACTCAGGCGTTGGCCGGGGAAGAGATCAAGCCTTCGCCACACAAGATTCAGGGTATTGGCGCCGGTTTTGTGCCCAAAAACCTCGATTTATCGATTCTCGACAAAGTTGAGTTGGTTAGCGATGACGAGTCCAAGGCCATGGCGCTGCGCTTGATGCAAGAAGAAGGGATCTTGTGCGGTATTTCCGGCGGTGCGGCTGTGGCCGTGGCTGCGCGTTTGGCCGAAACGCCGGAAATGCAGGGCAAAACCATCGTCGTGATCCTCCCTGACTCGGGCGAGCGTTACCTGTCGAGCTTCCTGTTCAGCGACATGTTCAGCGAGCAGGAGTTGCAGCAGTAA
- a CDS encoding aspartyl/asparaginyl beta-hydroxylase domain-containing protein codes for MTLSFAIKAGLILLFVGSILYVHLRGKARLPVLRQFVNHSAFFAPYNALMYLFSGVPSKPYLDRSKFPELDVLKDNWQVIREEAMHLFDEGYIRAAEKNNDAGFGSFFKKGWKRFYLKWYDKALPSAELLCPKTVELVNSIPNVKGAMFALLPGGSHLNPHRDPFAGSLRYHLGLSTPNSDACRIFVDGEEYAWRDGEDVMFDETYVHWVKNETDITRVILFCDIERPLTSRFMTRINRWVSAQLGKATAPQNLDDERVGGINKAYAWSKTFSDRFSGVVKQWKRRNPKLYRIARPILAVIVLVVLWRWLFG; via the coding sequence ATGACCTTATCCTTCGCCATCAAGGCAGGGCTGATACTGCTGTTTGTCGGCAGCATTCTTTACGTGCATTTGCGCGGCAAGGCGCGTTTGCCGGTGTTACGACAGTTCGTCAACCACTCCGCGTTCTTTGCGCCTTACAACGCCTTGATGTATCTGTTCTCGGGCGTGCCGTCCAAGCCTTACCTGGATCGCAGTAAATTCCCTGAGCTGGATGTGCTTAAAGACAACTGGCAAGTCATTCGTGAAGAAGCCATGCACTTGTTCGACGAAGGCTATATTCGCGCCGCCGAGAAGAACAACGATGCCGGTTTCGGTTCGTTCTTCAAAAAAGGCTGGAAGCGTTTTTACCTCAAGTGGTACGACAAAGCACTGCCATCAGCTGAGTTGCTGTGTCCTAAAACCGTTGAGCTGGTCAACAGCATCCCCAACGTCAAAGGCGCGATGTTCGCCTTGTTGCCGGGTGGCAGCCACCTCAACCCGCACCGTGACCCGTTTGCCGGTTCGCTGCGTTACCACCTGGGCCTGTCGACCCCGAACTCCGACGCGTGCCGCATCTTCGTCGATGGCGAGGAATATGCCTGGCGCGACGGTGAAGACGTCATGTTCGACGAGACCTACGTGCATTGGGTCAAAAACGAAACCGACATCACCCGCGTCATTCTGTTTTGCGACATTGAACGTCCGCTCACCAGCCGCTTCATGACCCGCATCAACCGTTGGGTCAGTGCGCAGTTGGGCAAAGCCACCGCGCCGCAAAACCTTGATGATGAGCGCGTAGGCGGTATCAACAAGGCCTACGCCTGGAGCAAAACCTTCAGCGATCGCTTCAGTGGTGTGGTCAAACAATGGAAACGCCGCAATCCCAAGCTGTACCGCATAGCGCGGCCGATTTTGGCCGTGATTGTGTTGGTCGTGCTGTGGCGCTGGTTGTTCGGTTAA
- a CDS encoding DMT family transporter, producing the protein MLLLAGVWGASFLFMRIIAPVLGSIPTAFFRVSIAAVGLLVILALMRVKWNFEGKLKAVLILGVINSGLPATLYSVAAQVLPAGYSAIFNATTPLMGVLIGGLFFSERLSPAKLAGVFLGLFGVGVLTRAGPMAFDKDLLIGALACLMATTSYGFAGFLARRWLDQQGGLDPRLSALGSMLGATLFLLPLLAISLINQPPADWGGLNVWLSLLGLGLVCTAFAYILFFRLLTSIGPVKSMTVTFMIPPFGVLWGALFLGEPLSMAHVYGGLLIGAALWLVLKPAKP; encoded by the coding sequence ATGCTGTTGCTGGCCGGAGTGTGGGGCGCCAGCTTTCTGTTTATGCGGATTATCGCGCCAGTGCTTGGGTCAATTCCCACAGCGTTTTTCCGGGTGTCGATTGCTGCTGTCGGCTTGCTGGTGATCCTGGCGCTGATGCGCGTGAAGTGGAACTTCGAAGGCAAGCTCAAGGCAGTGTTGATTCTGGGGGTGATCAACTCCGGGCTGCCGGCCACCCTGTATTCAGTGGCCGCGCAAGTGCTGCCAGCCGGTTATTCGGCCATTTTTAACGCGACTACGCCCTTGATGGGCGTATTGATTGGCGGGCTGTTTTTCAGTGAACGGCTGAGCCCAGCCAAACTGGCCGGGGTTTTTCTCGGGTTGTTCGGCGTCGGGGTTTTGACTCGCGCGGGGCCGATGGCCTTTGACAAAGACTTGCTCATAGGCGCCCTCGCCTGCCTGATGGCCACCACCAGCTATGGCTTTGCTGGGTTTTTGGCACGTCGCTGGCTGGACCAACAAGGTGGCCTTGATCCACGTTTATCGGCGCTCGGCAGTATGCTGGGCGCCACACTGTTTTTGCTGCCGCTGCTTGCGATCAGCCTGATCAATCAACCGCCTGCCGATTGGGGCGGTCTTAACGTGTGGTTGTCATTGCTGGGGCTGGGATTGGTCTGTACGGCATTTGCCTACATCCTGTTTTTCCGCTTGCTGACCAGCATAGGCCCGGTCAAATCCATGACCGTGACCTTTATGATTCCGCCGTTTGGCGTGTTGTGGGGCGCGCTGTTTCTGGGTGAGCCGCTTTCAATGGCGCATGTGTATGGCGGACTGCTGATTGGCGCCGCATTGTGGCTGGTGCTCAAGCCCGCCAAGCCTTGA
- the hrpA gene encoding ATP-dependent RNA helicase HrpA — translation MTDESPAIDSLLKNLDQAMIADRHKLRRQLHELRKKPDDAKLAAWAERVQASCAQVTARAASVPLIRYDENLPIAAKRDEIKAALLKHQVLILAGETGSGKTTQLPKICLEIGRGQHGLIGHTQPRRIAARSVASRVAEELGTPLGALVGYQVRFEDQSDSNTLIKLMTDGILLAETQHDRYLERYDTIIVDEAHERSLNIDFLLGYLKILLPRRPDLKVIITSATIDLERFSKHFNDAPIVEVSGRTFPVDTWYRPLTSEQDEEGNSVEEDLSVDQAIIATLDEIAAFERSERKSPGDVLVFLPGEREIRDAADMLRKAQLKHTEILPLYARLSPAEQQRIFQSHPGRRVVLATNVAETSLTVPGIRYVIDSGTARISRYSYRAKVQRLPIEAISQASANQRKGRCGRVEPGICVRLYAEEDFNGRPEFTDPEILRTNLAAVILQMLHLRLGEITAFPFIEPPDGKAITDGFNLLQELSAVNRENQLTPLGRQLARLPVDPRMGRMLLEAAKLGSLQEVLIVASAMSVQDPRERPPERQQAADQAHAQWKDVDSDFAALINVWRGFEEQRQALTASPLRNWCRKNFLNYLRLREWRDSHRQLSLICRDLQLTINKDPADYPKLHKAVLSGLLSQIGQKTEDGDYLGARQRRFWIHPASGLGKKRPQWLMTAELVETTKLYARMVAKIEPDWIEPLAGHLIKKNHFEPHWEKKRGQVVAYEQITLFGLIVVGRRAVHYGPIDPVLSRELFIREALVRGEIQSRAKCLTANAQLLEQLDELEAKARRRDILADEETLYAFYDARLPAEIHQTATFDSWYRVNSQKDPQLLIMREEDVLAREATEITAKHYPDTLHLGDLTLELSYHFEPNHPRDGVTVKVPAPLLPVLPPERLEWLVPGMIEAKCIALVRSLPKALRKNFVPVPDFVKAALQRMEFAEGSLPQALGRELLRMTGARVSDEAWAEAAQQVENHLKMNLEVVDGEGKFLGEGRDLAELTARFAQASQAALAVPQTAKSQQPVEAKVFAPVAEKTQQKIAGLSMTVYPALVEEGNTVKEGRFSTPAEAEYQHRRALQRLLMQQLAEPAKFLRGKLPGLTELGLLYRELGRVESLVEDVLLASLDSCILEGEAVLPRDGAGLASLAERKRGAWTEHAEKLAKLTLDILKLWHGLQKRFKGKIDLAQAVALNDIKQQLSHLVYPGFVRETPAVWLKELPRYLKAIEMRLEKLPSQVQKDRVWSGELSGLWAQYQARAAKHAQEGKRDPQLELYRWWLEEYRVSLFGQQLGTKVPISDKRLSKQWSLVDA, via the coding sequence ATGACTGACGAATCGCCTGCTATCGACTCATTGTTGAAAAACCTCGATCAAGCCATGATTGCCGACCGCCATAAGCTGCGTCGGCAGTTGCATGAGCTGCGCAAAAAGCCTGACGACGCCAAGCTGGCGGCGTGGGCCGAGCGGGTGCAGGCGTCGTGCGCGCAAGTCACTGCGCGGGCGGCCAGCGTGCCGCTGATTCGCTATGACGAAAACCTGCCGATTGCCGCCAAGCGTGACGAGATCAAGGCCGCGTTGCTCAAGCATCAGGTGTTGATTCTGGCCGGCGAAACCGGCTCGGGTAAAACCACGCAGTTACCGAAAATCTGCCTCGAAATTGGCCGTGGCCAACATGGCTTGATCGGCCACACCCAGCCACGCCGGATCGCTGCGCGCAGTGTGGCCAGCCGGGTTGCCGAAGAGCTGGGCACGCCGCTGGGCGCGCTGGTCGGGTATCAGGTGCGGTTTGAGGATCAAAGCGATTCCAATACCCTGATCAAGCTGATGACCGACGGTATTTTGCTGGCCGAAACCCAGCACGACCGTTACCTCGAACGCTATGACACGATCATCGTCGACGAAGCGCACGAGCGCAGCCTGAACATCGATTTCCTGTTGGGTTATCTGAAGATCTTGCTGCCGCGTCGTCCGGACCTGAAAGTCATCATCACCTCGGCCACCATCGACCTGGAGCGCTTCTCCAAGCATTTCAACGATGCGCCGATTGTTGAAGTGTCGGGCCGCACTTTTCCGGTCGACACCTGGTATCGCCCGCTGACGTCCGAGCAGGACGAAGAGGGCAACAGCGTCGAAGAGGATTTGAGCGTCGATCAGGCGATCATTGCCACCCTCGATGAGATCGCGGCCTTTGAACGCAGCGAGCGCAAAAGCCCCGGCGACGTGCTGGTGTTTTTGCCCGGCGAGCGCGAAATCCGCGATGCCGCCGACATGCTGCGCAAGGCGCAACTCAAGCACACCGAAATTCTGCCGTTGTACGCCCGGCTGTCACCGGCTGAGCAGCAACGCATTTTCCAGTCGCATCCGGGGCGTCGTGTGGTGCTGGCGACTAACGTCGCTGAAACCTCGCTGACTGTGCCGGGCATCCGCTACGTCATCGACAGCGGTACTGCGCGTATCAGCCGCTACAGCTATCGGGCCAAGGTGCAGCGCCTGCCGATTGAAGCCATCTCCCAAGCTAGCGCCAATCAGCGTAAAGGCCGTTGCGGTCGGGTTGAACCGGGGATTTGCGTGCGTTTGTACGCCGAGGAAGACTTCAATGGGCGCCCGGAATTCACGGACCCAGAGATTCTGCGTACCAACCTGGCGGCCGTTATCTTGCAGATGCTGCACCTGCGTCTGGGTGAAATTACCGCGTTTCCGTTTATCGAGCCGCCAGATGGCAAGGCCATCACTGACGGCTTCAACCTGTTGCAAGAGCTGTCGGCGGTTAACCGCGAGAATCAGCTGACGCCGCTGGGTCGCCAATTGGCGCGCTTGCCGGTCGATCCACGCATGGGCCGCATGTTGCTGGAGGCGGCCAAGCTCGGCAGTTTGCAGGAAGTATTGATTGTCGCCAGTGCGATGTCGGTGCAAGACCCGCGTGAACGTCCGCCCGAGCGTCAGCAGGCGGCGGACCAGGCCCACGCGCAATGGAAAGATGTCGACTCGGACTTTGCTGCGCTGATCAACGTATGGCGCGGTTTTGAAGAGCAACGCCAGGCCTTGACCGCCAGCCCGCTGCGCAACTGGTGCCGCAAGAACTTCCTGAATTATCTGCGGCTGCGCGAATGGCGTGATTCTCATCGTCAACTGAGTTTGATCTGCCGCGACTTGCAACTCACGATCAATAAAGACCCGGCTGACTATCCAAAACTGCACAAGGCGGTGTTGTCTGGCTTGTTGAGCCAAATCGGACAAAAGACCGAAGACGGCGACTACTTGGGCGCACGTCAGCGCCGGTTCTGGATTCACCCCGCGTCGGGGCTGGGCAAAAAGCGCCCCCAATGGTTGATGACCGCTGAGTTGGTCGAGACCACCAAACTGTATGCGCGGATGGTGGCCAAGATTGAGCCGGACTGGATCGAGCCGCTGGCCGGGCACTTGATCAAAAAGAACCACTTTGAGCCGCATTGGGAGAAGAAGCGCGGGCAAGTGGTGGCTTATGAGCAGATCACACTGTTCGGGCTGATCGTGGTCGGCCGTCGGGCCGTGCATTACGGGCCGATTGATCCGGTGCTGTCGCGTGAATTGTTCATCCGTGAAGCGCTGGTGCGCGGCGAGATTCAATCGCGGGCCAAGTGCCTGACGGCCAATGCGCAATTGCTTGAACAGCTCGATGAACTGGAGGCCAAGGCCCGGCGGCGCGACATTCTGGCCGACGAAGAAACCCTGTATGCGTTTTATGACGCACGCCTGCCGGCCGAGATTCATCAGACCGCGACCTTTGACAGCTGGTATCGGGTCAACAGCCAGAAAGACCCGCAATTGCTGATCATGCGCGAAGAAGACGTGCTGGCGCGCGAAGCCACCGAGATCACCGCCAAACATTACCCGGATACCCTGCATCTGGGGGATTTGACCCTGGAGCTGAGTTATCACTTTGAGCCTAACCACCCGCGTGACGGGGTGACGGTCAAAGTGCCTGCGCCGCTGCTGCCAGTGCTGCCGCCTGAGCGTCTGGAATGGCTGGTGCCGGGCATGATCGAAGCCAAGTGCATTGCGCTGGTGCGCAGCTTGCCCAAGGCGTTGCGCAAAAACTTTGTGCCGGTGCCTGACTTTGTCAAAGCCGCCCTGCAACGCATGGAATTTGCCGAAGGCTCGCTGCCGCAGGCGCTGGGGCGTGAGCTGTTGCGCATGACCGGTGCGCGGGTCAGTGACGAGGCGTGGGCCGAGGCTGCGCAGCAGGTCGAGAATCATCTGAAGATGAACCTCGAAGTTGTCGACGGCGAGGGCAAGTTCCTCGGCGAGGGCCGCGACCTGGCCGAATTGACGGCGCGCTTCGCGCAAGCCAGTCAGGCCGCCCTGGCGGTGCCGCAAACGGCGAAAAGCCAGCAGCCGGTTGAGGCCAAAGTGTTTGCGCCGGTGGCTGAAAAAACTCAGCAAAAGATCGCCGGATTGTCGATGACGGTCTATCCGGCGCTGGTAGAAGAGGGCAACACGGTCAAGGAAGGGCGGTTCTCGACGCCAGCCGAGGCGGAGTATCAGCATCGGCGTGCCTTACAGCGTTTGCTGATGCAGCAGTTGGCCGAGCCGGCCAAGTTCTTGCGCGGCAAGTTGCCGGGGCTGACTGAGCTGGGCTTGTTGTACCGCGAATTGGGCCGGGTCGAGAGTCTGGTTGAAGACGTTCTGCTGGCCAGCCTCGACAGCTGCATCCTTGAAGGCGAAGCCGTGTTGCCGCGTGATGGCGCAGGCCTGGCATCGCTCGCCGAGCGCAAGCGCGGGGCCTGGACTGAACACGCGGAAAAGCTGGCCAAACTGACACTGGACATCCTCAAGCTGTGGCACGGTTTGCAAAAACGTTTCAAGGGCAAGATTGACCTGGCCCAGGCTGTGGCCTTGAACGACATCAAACAGCAACTGAGCCATTTGGTGTATCCGGGCTTTGTGCGTGAAACGCCAGCGGTGTGGCTCAAAGAGTTGCCGCGTTATCTCAAGGCGATTGAAATGCGCCTTGAAAAACTCCCGAGCCAGGTGCAGAAAGACCGAGTCTGGAGCGGTGAGTTGAGTGGCTTATGGGCGCAGTACCAGGCCCGTGCCGCCAAACACGCACAAGAAGGCAAACGCGACCCGCAACTTGAGCTATACCGCTGGTGGCTGGAGGAATACCGCGTGTCGTTGTTCGGTCAGCAACTGGGCACTAAAGTGCCGATTTCGGACAAGCGGTTGAGCAAACAATGGAGTCTGGTGGACGCTTAA
- a CDS encoding beta-ketoacyl-ACP synthase III → MYNVVISGTGLYTPANSISNEELVQSFNAYVQQFNADNAAAIEAGDIEPLAESSAPFIEKASGIKSRFVMDKDGILDPQRMRPRLPERSNDDMSVLCEMAVGAAKQALERAGKTAADIDGVIVACSNLQRPYPAIAIEVQHALGIQGFGFDMNVACSSATFGIQTASNSVQLGQARAVLLVSPEVCTGHLNFRDRDSHFIFGDAATAVIVERADLATSEHQFDIVSTKLLTTFSNNIRNNFGFLNRASDENPDSPDKLFVQEGRKVFRDVCPMVAELIGQHLEENQLNVAEVKRFWLHQANLSMNHLIVKRLLGREASVEEAPVILDTYANTSSAGSVIAFHTYQDDLASGSLAVLSSFGAGYSIGSVILRKR, encoded by the coding sequence GTGTATAACGTCGTCATCAGTGGCACCGGCCTGTACACCCCGGCCAACAGTATTTCCAACGAAGAGTTGGTGCAGTCCTTCAACGCGTATGTACAACAGTTCAACGCCGACAACGCTGCCGCCATCGAGGCCGGTGACATCGAGCCTCTGGCCGAGTCCAGCGCGCCTTTTATCGAAAAAGCTTCAGGTATCAAAAGCCGCTTTGTGATGGACAAGGACGGCATTCTTGACCCGCAACGCATGCGCCCGCGCTTGCCTGAGCGCTCCAACGACGACATGTCGGTGCTCTGCGAAATGGCGGTCGGTGCGGCCAAACAGGCGCTGGAACGTGCGGGCAAGACCGCTGCCGACATCGACGGCGTCATCGTTGCCTGTTCCAACCTGCAACGCCCGTACCCGGCGATCGCCATCGAAGTGCAACACGCGCTGGGTATTCAAGGTTTTGGTTTTGACATGAACGTGGCCTGTTCGTCGGCGACGTTCGGTATTCAGACAGCCAGCAACAGTGTGCAACTGGGCCAGGCTCGTGCGGTGCTGCTGGTCAGCCCTGAAGTGTGCACCGGTCACTTGAATTTCCGTGACCGCGACAGCCACTTTATTTTTGGCGATGCCGCCACCGCGGTCATTGTTGAACGTGCAGACCTGGCAACTTCCGAGCACCAGTTCGACATCGTCAGCACCAAACTGCTGACCACGTTCTCGAACAACATCCGCAACAACTTCGGTTTCCTCAATCGCGCATCCGATGAAAACCCGGACAGCCCGGACAAACTGTTCGTCCAGGAAGGTCGCAAGGTATTCCGTGACGTCTGCCCAATGGTGGCTGAGCTGATCGGTCAGCACCTTGAAGAAAACCAGTTGAACGTGGCTGAGGTGAAACGCTTCTGGTTGCATCAGGCGAACCTGAGCATGAACCACCTGATCGTCAAGCGTCTGCTGGGCCGTGAAGCCTCGGTCGAAGAAGCCCCGGTGATTCTCGACACCTACGCCAACACCAGCTCGGCAGGTTCGGTCATTGCGTTCCATACGTATCAGGATGACCTGGCCAGTGGTTCGCTGGCTGTGCTCAGCTCGTTCGGTGCAGGCTACTCAATTGGCAGCGTGATCCTGCGTAAACGCTAA
- a CDS encoding RNA polymerase sigma factor, producing MAAADDSELLQRLLAGEQQAFRLLVSTYQGAMRAVAYAIVGSRHADEAVQDAWLSVVRNLSGFEGRSSLKTWLLTITANAAKNRLKHNRREVLFDDLPSPHGTIDDDRFASDGHWLLAPFAWHQDTPEALLTEDELRECLEHTLLSLPQLQSAVLVLRERQGLELEQICNLLDISLSNARVLVHRARLKVFATVEHFEETGEC from the coding sequence ATGGCCGCTGCTGACGATTCTGAATTACTGCAGCGTCTGCTCGCTGGCGAGCAGCAGGCTTTTCGGCTCTTGGTCAGCACCTACCAAGGCGCCATGCGCGCCGTGGCGTATGCGATTGTCGGCAGTCGCCATGCCGATGAGGCCGTGCAGGATGCCTGGCTGTCAGTGGTGCGCAATCTGTCCGGGTTTGAGGGGCGTTCGAGCCTGAAAACCTGGCTGTTGACCATCACCGCCAACGCCGCCAAAAATCGCCTCAAACACAACCGCCGCGAAGTCTTGTTCGACGATTTGCCGTCGCCGCACGGCACGATTGATGATGATCGTTTCGCCTCCGATGGCCACTGGTTGCTGGCGCCCTTTGCCTGGCACCAAGACACGCCAGAAGCGTTACTGACCGAAGACGAATTGCGTGAGTGCCTTGAGCACACGTTGCTCAGCCTGCCGCAGTTGCAAAGCGCGGTGCTGGTGTTGCGTGAACGTCAGGGGCTTGAGCTGGAGCAGATTTGTAATCTTCTCGACATCTCGCTCTCTAATGCTCGAGTGCTGGTGCATCGCGCCCGGCTTAAAGTGTTTGCGACCGTTGAGCATTTCGAGGAGACCGGCGAATGTTGA
- a CDS encoding anti-sigma factor family protein, with product MLSCKQYVARVSDQLDGQLSVRERLQARHHLMFCPNCRRFIRQMRLMGATLKALPEPLPSDLEATVARMMSEQSREG from the coding sequence ATGTTGAGCTGCAAGCAATACGTTGCACGAGTCAGTGACCAACTGGATGGGCAATTGAGTGTTCGTGAGCGTTTGCAGGCGCGTCATCACCTGATGTTCTGCCCCAATTGTCGGCGCTTTATCAGGCAAATGCGTTTGATGGGGGCAACCTTGAAGGCGCTGCCTGAACCGTTACCCAGTGACCTGGAGGCGACGGTTGCGCGAATGATGAGTGAGCAATCGCGTGAGGGGTAG